The following proteins are co-located in the Anser cygnoides isolate HZ-2024a breed goose chromosome 2, Taihu_goose_T2T_genome, whole genome shotgun sequence genome:
- the LY96 gene encoding lymphocyte antigen 96 isoform X3, whose protein sequence is MFGLVFFILFTPGVSGFFCTSSDLEMSYTFCDSTAHDFMFNVTPCTMLNASIWHAALTWVPITFFLLAMSQLESDIAFLKVVFTVWYDGAKALHWKETVCSGADDEYYVCEMLKGETITTTFDIKGKRTVFPKGDYSIIIEAFSDDSEKNMVMCLNYTMIVKQDSFST, encoded by the exons ATGTTTgggcttgtttttttcattttgttcaccCCTGGAgtcagtggatttttttgtaCGTCGTCAGATCTAGAAATGTCATATACTTTTTGTG ATTCTACAGCTCATGATTTCATGTTTAATGTGACACCTTGCACCATGCTGAATGCATCCATCTGGCATGCTGCTCTTACCTGGGTTCCAA TTACCTTTTTCTTACTTGCAATGTCTCAACTAGAAAGTGACATCGCCTTTTTGAAGGTAGTCTTCACTGTCTGGTATGATGGTGCCAAAGCGTTACACTGGAAAGAAACTGTTTGCAGTGGGGCCGACGATGAGTACTATGTGTGTGAAATGCTGAAAGGAG aaacaaTTACAACAACATTTgacattaaaggaaaaagaacagtatTTCCAAAG GGAGATTATAGTATTATTATAGAAGCATTCTCTGATGATTCTGAGAAGAATATGGTCATGTGCTTGAATTACACCATGATAGTGAAACAAGATTCTTTCTCAACGTGA
- the LY96 gene encoding lymphocyte antigen 96 isoform X2, producing the protein MFGLVFFILFTPGVSGFFCTSSDLEMSYTFCDSTAHDFMFNVTPCTMLNASIWHAALTWVPKSDIAFLKVVFTVWYDGAKALHWKETVCSGADDEYYVCEMLKGETITTTFDIKGKRTVFPKTLQINPGHRGCFCKQLESNLGNMKHSNFPEVEHIMFCVESYEMESLNHS; encoded by the exons ATGTTTgggcttgtttttttcattttgttcaccCCTGGAgtcagtggatttttttgtaCGTCGTCAGATCTAGAAATGTCATATACTTTTTGTG ATTCTACAGCTCATGATTTCATGTTTAATGTGACACCTTGCACCATGCTGAATGCATCCATCTGGCATGCTGCTCTTACCTGGGTTCCAA AAAGTGACATCGCCTTTTTGAAGGTAGTCTTCACTGTCTGGTATGATGGTGCCAAAGCGTTACACTGGAAAGAAACTGTTTGCAGTGGGGCCGACGATGAGTACTATGTGTGTGAAATGCTGAAAGGAG aaacaaTTACAACAACATTTgacattaaaggaaaaagaacagtatTTCCAAAG ACACTTCAAATAAATCCGGGACACAGAGGCTGCTTCTGCAAGCAACTGGAATCCAATCTAGGAAATATGAAACACTCTAATTTTCCTGAGGTAGAACACATCATGTTCTGTGTGGAAAGCTACGAGATGGAGAGTCTTAACCACTCATAG
- the TMEM70 gene encoding transmembrane protein 70, mitochondrial, whose protein sequence is MLLLRAAACCRRAASGPAWLRGAAAHRGPPAACRRRDSAGGRQVTSFQALAVRSLSTSAPPDHPEHGRLVYKGNLAKAVFGVRFFSYSTSVFNLFMVPYIMLKTGIGFDSLLIQAAFYGLIGFFTFVTPVTLHILTKGYVIRLYYKEEMDTYTAITYNAILTEKVTVFHQKDVKIPDITKMFTTFYAKTKSMLVNPLLFQNPEDFNRLMGYDKSLYFDFEEEKENSESK, encoded by the exons ATGCTGCTGCTCCGAGCTGCCGCCTGCTGCCGCCGGGCCGCCTCCGGCCCCGCCTGGCTGCGGGGGGCCGCCGCGCACCGAgggccgcccgccgcctgcCGCCGCCGGGACAGCGCGGGGGGGCGGCAG GTTACGTCTTTCCAAGCACTGGCTGTTCGCAGCCTCAGCACATCCGCCCCTCCTGACCACCCAGAACACGGAAGATTAGTTTATAAAGGAAACTTGGCAAAGGCGGTGTTTG GTGTGAGGTTTTTCTCTTACTCCACCAGCGTATTCAACCTGTTCATGGTGCCCTACATCATGCTCAAAACTGGCATTGGATTTGATAGTCTGCTTATACAAGCTGCATTTTATGGGTTGATAGGGTTTTTTACATTTGTAACTCCGGTCACTTTGCATATCCTTACAAAAGGCTATGTGATTCGACTCTATTACAAAGAGGAAATGGACACCTATACAGCTATTACATACAATGCAATCTTGACAGAAAAAGTGACTGTCTTCCATCAGAAAGATGTGAAGATTCCAGACATCACCAAGATGTTTACAACGTTTTATGCTAAAACTAAATCAATGCTTGTTAATCCGCTGCTTTTCCAGAATCCTGAGGATTTTAACCGTCTCATGGGCTATGACAAATCcttatattttgattttgaggaggaaaaggaaaacagtgaaaGTAAATAA
- the LY96 gene encoding lymphocyte antigen 96 isoform X1 → MFGLVFFILFTPGVSGFFCTSSDLEMSYTFCDSTAHDFMFNVTPCTMLNASIWHAALTWVPITFFLLAMSQLESDIAFLKVVFTVWYDGAKALHWKETVCSGADDEYYVCEMLKGETITTTFDIKGKRTVFPKTLQINPGHRGCFCKQLESNLGNMKHSNFPEVEHIMFCVESYEMESLNHS, encoded by the exons ATGTTTgggcttgtttttttcattttgttcaccCCTGGAgtcagtggatttttttgtaCGTCGTCAGATCTAGAAATGTCATATACTTTTTGTG ATTCTACAGCTCATGATTTCATGTTTAATGTGACACCTTGCACCATGCTGAATGCATCCATCTGGCATGCTGCTCTTACCTGGGTTCCAA TTACCTTTTTCTTACTTGCAATGTCTCAACTAGAAAGTGACATCGCCTTTTTGAAGGTAGTCTTCACTGTCTGGTATGATGGTGCCAAAGCGTTACACTGGAAAGAAACTGTTTGCAGTGGGGCCGACGATGAGTACTATGTGTGTGAAATGCTGAAAGGAG aaacaaTTACAACAACATTTgacattaaaggaaaaagaacagtatTTCCAAAG ACACTTCAAATAAATCCGGGACACAGAGGCTGCTTCTGCAAGCAACTGGAATCCAATCTAGGAAATATGAAACACTCTAATTTTCCTGAGGTAGAACACATCATGTTCTGTGTGGAAAGCTACGAGATGGAGAGTCTTAACCACTCATAG
- the ELOC gene encoding elongin-C, with protein sequence MDGEEKTYGGCEGPDAMYVKLISSDGHEFIVKREHALTSGTIKAMLSGPGQFAENETNEVNFREIPSHVLSKVCMYFTYKVRYTNSSTEIPEFPIAPEIALELLMAANFLDC encoded by the exons ATGG atggagaagagaaaacataCGGTGGGTGTGAGGGCCCAGATGCTATGTACGTGAAGTTAATATCTTCTGATGGCCATGAGTTCATTGTAAAAAGAGAGCATGCGTTAACATCAGGAACAATAAAAGCTATGTTGAGTGGACCAG gaCAGTTTGCAGAAAATGAGACAAATGAGGTGAATTTTAGAGAGATCCCATCCCATGTCCTATCCAAAGTATGCATGTATTTCACCTACAAGGTCCGCTATACTAACAGCTCTACGGAGATTCCTGAATTCCCAATTGCACCTGAAATTGCACTGGAACTTCTGATGGCTGCAAAC
- the LY96 gene encoding lymphocyte antigen 96 isoform X4, translated as MFGLVFFILFTPGVSGFFCTSSDLEMSYTFCDSTAHDFMFNVTPCTMLNASIWHAALTWVPKSDIAFLKVVFTVWYDGAKALHWKETVCSGADDEYYVCEMLKGETITTTFDIKGKRTVFPKGDYSIIIEAFSDDSEKNMVMCLNYTMIVKQDSFST; from the exons ATGTTTgggcttgtttttttcattttgttcaccCCTGGAgtcagtggatttttttgtaCGTCGTCAGATCTAGAAATGTCATATACTTTTTGTG ATTCTACAGCTCATGATTTCATGTTTAATGTGACACCTTGCACCATGCTGAATGCATCCATCTGGCATGCTGCTCTTACCTGGGTTCCAA AAAGTGACATCGCCTTTTTGAAGGTAGTCTTCACTGTCTGGTATGATGGTGCCAAAGCGTTACACTGGAAAGAAACTGTTTGCAGTGGGGCCGACGATGAGTACTATGTGTGTGAAATGCTGAAAGGAG aaacaaTTACAACAACATTTgacattaaaggaaaaagaacagtatTTCCAAAG GGAGATTATAGTATTATTATAGAAGCATTCTCTGATGATTCTGAGAAGAATATGGTCATGTGCTTGAATTACACCATGATAGTGAAACAAGATTCTTTCTCAACGTGA